From a region of the Podarcis muralis chromosome 16, rPodMur119.hap1.1, whole genome shotgun sequence genome:
- the LOC114586920 gene encoding uncharacterized protein LOC114586920, producing MSYQCKQPCLPPPSCVKTKSATVCATPGGTVCVTPSQSSCADACTPKCATVCATPGGSICVTPQQPQCATVCQGPCGSISVTPLQNQGPTVCATPGGSICVSQGQGQCSTVCQGPCGSVCVTPQQPQCATVCQGPCGSVCVTPQQSSGSCATVCTSSGGSVCVAPSKGQCASVCQDPCGAVCVAPIPAPTGGTCATVCQDACGNVSVTPCATKCADPCCGVKTCATKCGNPCVTVCSDQTCVKACPSINMGQCNVKKC from the coding sequence ATGTCCTACCAGTGTAAGcaaccctgcctgcctcctccttcttGCGTGAAGACCAAGAGTGCCACCGTGTGTGCAACTCCTGGAGGCACCGTCTGTGTGACCCCATCTCAGTCATCGTGCGCAGATGCATGCACTCCTAAATGTGCCACCGTGTGTGCCACTCCTGGAGGCTCCATCTGCGTCACTCCACAGCAGCCCCAGTGCGCCACCGTCTGCCAGGGTCCTTGCGGCTCCATCTCTGTGACCCCCCTGCAGAACCAGGGGCCAACCGTATGCGCCACCCCCGGTGGGTCCATCTGCGTGTCACAAGGCCAGGGTCAATGCTCGACCGTCTGCCAGGGCCCATGCGGCTCCGTCTGTGTGACACCGCAGCAGCCCCAGTGCGCCACCGTCTGCCAGGGTCCCTGCGGCTCCGTCTGTGTGACCCCACAGCAAAGCTCCGGCTCATGCGCCACGGTGTGCACCAGCTCTGGCGGCTCTGTATGCGTGGCCCCGAGCAAGGGTCAGTGTGCTTCTGTGTGCCAGGATCCCTGCGGGGCTGTTTGCGTGGCGCCCATCCCAGCCCCAACTGGGGGCACATGCGCCACCGTCTGCCAGGACGCCTGTGGAAATGTGAGCGTCACTCCCTGTGCTACTAAGTGCGCTGACCCCTGTTGTGGGGTGAAGACATGTGCCACAAAGTGCGGGAACCCCTGCGTCACCGTGTGCTCTGACCAAACCTGTGTGAAGGCTTGTccttccatcaacatggggcaaTGCAACGTCAAGAAATGCTAA